One stretch of Streptomyces sp. R21 DNA includes these proteins:
- a CDS encoding alkene reductase, with protein sequence MLNALWNPTVVGEIPLPHRLAMAPLTRSRATPAGVPTELNAEYYAQRASHALIITEGTQPSADGQGYPVTPGIYTEEHIAGWRKVTDAVHKADGRIVIQLMHAGRIAHPDNTPHHRQPVAPSAIKPAGQTFTPSGLQEMPEPRELSTEEVTATVDDFRRAAAAAIAAGADGVEIHGANGYLVNQFLFPSTNQRTDQYGGSLDNRIRFAVEVATAVADEIGAGRTGIRISPGNPFQINDLVENDPHELYPHLLRALAPLNLAYLHIGHGSDDELLHTLRKLWPTTLLLNRAGTDIATRAKDIQDGLADVITVGSMALANPDLVERVRADAPLNTPDPATFYGGGATGYTDYPTYAA encoded by the coding sequence ATGCTCAACGCCCTGTGGAACCCGACCGTCGTCGGAGAGATCCCCCTGCCGCACCGGCTGGCCATGGCCCCCCTGACCCGCAGCCGGGCCACCCCGGCCGGCGTGCCGACCGAGCTGAACGCCGAGTACTACGCCCAGCGCGCCTCGCACGCGCTCATCATCACCGAGGGCACGCAGCCCTCCGCCGACGGACAGGGCTACCCGGTGACTCCGGGCATCTACACCGAGGAGCACATCGCCGGCTGGCGCAAGGTCACCGACGCCGTACACAAGGCCGACGGGCGCATCGTCATCCAGCTGATGCACGCCGGACGCATCGCCCACCCCGACAACACCCCCCACCACCGGCAGCCGGTGGCACCCTCCGCGATCAAGCCTGCGGGCCAGACGTTCACCCCGTCCGGGCTCCAGGAGATGCCGGAGCCGCGCGAACTGTCCACCGAGGAGGTCACCGCGACCGTCGACGACTTCCGGCGCGCCGCCGCGGCCGCCATCGCGGCCGGCGCCGACGGCGTCGAGATCCACGGCGCCAACGGCTACCTGGTCAACCAGTTCCTCTTCCCCAGCACCAACCAGCGCACCGACCAGTACGGCGGCTCCCTCGACAACCGCATCCGCTTCGCCGTCGAGGTCGCCACGGCCGTGGCCGACGAGATCGGCGCCGGCCGCACCGGCATCCGGATCTCCCCCGGCAACCCCTTCCAGATCAACGACCTCGTGGAGAACGACCCCCACGAGCTCTACCCGCACCTCCTGCGCGCCCTCGCCCCCCTCAACCTCGCCTACCTCCACATCGGCCACGGCAGCGACGACGAACTCCTGCACACCCTCCGCAAGTTGTGGCCGACCACGCTGCTCCTCAACCGGGCCGGCACGGACATAGCCACCCGCGCCAAGGACATCCAGGACGGCCTGGCCGACGTCATCACCGTCGGCTCGATGGCCCTCGCCAACCCCGACCTGGTCGAGCGCGTACGTGCCGACGCCCCTCTGAACACCCCGGACCCCGCCACCTTCTACGGCGGCGGCGCGACCGGCTACACCGACTACCCCACCTACGCCGCCTGA
- a CDS encoding SDR family NAD(P)-dependent oxidoreductase: MTAYELADKVVLITGGTGGLGSATARALLARGARVGIVDLHPNTPEIAARISPSGVAGFTADVCDRDALDAAVAHICERFGRVDVVIANAGVMGRGSTLRTMPAPAIDKVLAVNVNGAVNTVNAAMKQIVANQGQVVLISSVFAFLNGMGAIPYAMSKAAVEQLGRGLRVELARHGASATTAYFSLIQTDMIRNGVDEDPTIGKLLSRTTPRPLRKRLEPDQAAHAIAHAIEHRSPRVIRPARWTPLSALRGVINPVIDARLAGDLKVRALLGRLEGH; the protein is encoded by the coding sequence ATGACGGCATACGAACTCGCCGACAAGGTCGTACTCATCACCGGCGGCACCGGCGGGCTCGGGAGCGCGACGGCTCGGGCCCTCCTCGCTCGCGGTGCACGGGTCGGCATCGTGGATCTGCATCCGAACACGCCGGAGATCGCAGCACGCATCTCACCGTCCGGCGTCGCCGGCTTCACTGCAGACGTCTGCGACCGCGACGCCCTCGACGCTGCCGTGGCTCACATCTGTGAGCGGTTCGGGCGGGTCGACGTCGTGATCGCGAACGCCGGCGTCATGGGGCGTGGTTCCACACTGCGCACCATGCCCGCTCCCGCGATCGACAAAGTGCTGGCCGTGAACGTCAACGGTGCTGTCAACACCGTGAACGCGGCGATGAAGCAGATCGTCGCCAACCAGGGGCAGGTCGTGCTGATCAGTTCGGTATTCGCTTTCCTCAATGGCATGGGGGCGATTCCCTACGCCATGAGCAAGGCCGCGGTGGAGCAGCTCGGACGTGGACTCCGAGTGGAACTCGCCCGGCACGGCGCTTCTGCCACCACCGCCTACTTCTCGCTGATCCAGACGGACATGATCAGAAACGGCGTCGACGAGGACCCGACGATCGGCAAGCTCCTGTCCAGGACAACGCCACGACCGCTGCGCAAGCGCCTTGAACCGGACCAGGCTGCTCATGCCATCGCGCATGCCATCGAGCACCGTTCACCGCGCGTGATCCGGCCGGCCCGCTGGACACCGCTGTCCGCCCTGCGAGGGGTGATCAACCCGGTGATCGACGCACGTCTGGCCGGTGATCTCAAGGTACGCGCGCTGCTCGGCAGGCTCGAAGGACATTGA
- a CDS encoding NADH:flavin oxidoreductase/NADH oxidase family protein: protein MTSLHGHLTLPNGQVLPNRIMKSALSEALADKRNAPDHRLEQLYRTWSRGGYGLIITGNVMVDRAQLGEPGNVAIEDDRDLPALTRWATATKDAGIPTWVQLNHPGRQANMLALGHTPVAPSPITLNLPGATKPRELTSEEIEDIIERFATAAAVCETAGFAGVQVHGAHGYLVNQFLSPLSNRRDDEWGGDPERRMRFVLEVVRRIRSRVSPGFAVSVKLNSADFQRGGFTEEESRSVVAALAKEGLDLIEVSGGNYESPAMTGTAAASTRAREAYFLEYARTVRGLVGDVPLAVTGGFRSRDAMEDAVATGECDVVGMGRPTATTPDAADVILAGRAETVVAHQLRFGMRRVLGKFADLKALDGVLDLGWHADQLHRLGAGLDPDLGRGRLATTVSMIRRNGRTSFRRKRGA from the coding sequence ATGACCTCCCTGCACGGCCACCTGACCCTGCCCAACGGCCAGGTGCTACCGAACCGGATCATGAAGTCCGCGCTGAGCGAGGCACTCGCCGACAAGCGCAACGCCCCGGACCATCGCCTCGAACAGCTCTACCGGACCTGGAGCCGGGGCGGGTACGGACTGATCATCACCGGCAACGTCATGGTCGACCGCGCCCAACTCGGCGAGCCGGGCAATGTCGCCATCGAGGACGATCGCGACCTCCCCGCGCTCACCCGATGGGCCACGGCGACCAAGGACGCCGGCATCCCGACCTGGGTGCAGCTCAACCATCCCGGCCGTCAGGCCAACATGCTCGCGCTCGGGCACACACCGGTCGCGCCCAGCCCGATCACGCTCAACCTGCCCGGCGCCACCAAGCCCCGCGAGCTGACGTCCGAGGAGATCGAGGACATCATCGAGCGGTTCGCGACCGCGGCGGCGGTGTGCGAGACGGCCGGCTTCGCCGGGGTGCAGGTACACGGAGCTCACGGCTACCTGGTCAACCAGTTCCTCTCCCCGCTGTCGAACCGGAGAGACGACGAATGGGGCGGCGACCCCGAGCGCCGGATGCGTTTCGTCCTCGAGGTCGTGCGCCGCATACGGTCCCGGGTGTCACCCGGCTTCGCCGTATCCGTCAAGCTGAACTCGGCCGACTTCCAGCGCGGTGGATTCACCGAGGAGGAGTCCCGCTCCGTCGTCGCGGCTCTGGCGAAGGAAGGACTCGACCTGATCGAGGTCAGCGGCGGCAATTACGAGTCGCCGGCGATGACAGGCACCGCCGCGGCGTCGACACGCGCCCGCGAGGCCTACTTCCTGGAGTATGCCCGCACGGTGCGCGGCCTGGTCGGCGATGTTCCGTTGGCGGTCACGGGTGGCTTCCGCTCCCGTGACGCGATGGAGGACGCCGTCGCCACGGGCGAGTGCGACGTTGTGGGTATGGGCCGGCCCACCGCCACGACGCCCGATGCCGCGGACGTGATCCTGGCGGGTCGCGCCGAGACGGTCGTCGCACACCAGCTGCGCTTCGGGATGCGCCGGGTACTCGGCAAGTTCGCCGACCTCAAGGCGCTCGACGGTGTGCTCGACCTCGGCTGGCACGCCGACCAGCTGCATCGACTGGGCGCGGGGCTCGACCCCGACCTGGGTCGCGGGCGTCTCGCCACCACCGTCTCGATGATTCGACGAAACGGCAGGACGTCCTTCCGTCGCAAACGCGGAGCCTGA
- a CDS encoding long-chain fatty acid--CoA ligase, with protein MHNPSRNVSRLLTDSASRYPERTAIVFGDDRVTYGALDAAANRVANLLDSRGIRPGDKVALSCPNLPHFSSIYFGILKAGAAVVPLNVLLKAREVAYHLTDSDAKAYFAFEGTPELPIGQAAWEGFQANAGCTEFFLIESGGAPRSGGGAAESYASVVAEQPVTFRTVERDEDDTAVVLYTSGTTGRPKGAELRHRNVYDNALAGVDLFASDPERPDTYLCVLPLFHAFGQTVIQNGAFAFGGTIVMQPRFEARAALRLMLDHDVTFFAGVPTMYWGLLAALDETVDVARLAANLRVAAAGGSALPAEIHKQFGDRFGVTILEGYGLSETSPIASFSPFGEAPRVGSIGIPIPGVEMKLIRDDWSDAAGGPDEVGEIAIKGHNVMKGYYKRPEATAEAIREGWFRSGDLARKDEDGFYYIVDRSKDMIIRGGFNVYPREVEEVLMEHPAVSLVAVIGIPHDSHGEEIKAVVVKKAGSGTTEEELAAWAKERLAAYKYPRVVQFVDALPLTSTGKILKRELA; from the coding sequence ATGCACAACCCGAGCCGCAACGTGTCACGACTGCTGACGGATTCCGCGTCCCGCTACCCGGAGCGCACCGCGATCGTCTTCGGCGACGACCGCGTCACGTACGGCGCCCTCGACGCCGCGGCCAACCGCGTCGCGAACCTGCTCGACTCCCGCGGGATCCGGCCGGGTGACAAGGTCGCACTGTCCTGCCCCAACCTGCCCCACTTCTCCAGCATCTACTTCGGCATCCTCAAGGCCGGGGCCGCGGTCGTGCCGCTGAACGTCCTGCTGAAGGCCCGAGAGGTCGCCTACCACCTCACCGACTCCGACGCGAAGGCGTACTTCGCCTTCGAAGGCACGCCGGAGCTGCCGATCGGGCAGGCCGCGTGGGAGGGGTTTCAGGCGAACGCGGGCTGCACCGAGTTCTTCCTGATCGAGAGCGGCGGCGCGCCCCGGTCCGGAGGCGGGGCGGCGGAGTCGTACGCCTCGGTCGTGGCCGAGCAGCCCGTGACGTTCCGGACGGTCGAACGCGACGAGGACGACACCGCGGTGGTCCTCTACACGTCCGGCACGACCGGCCGGCCCAAGGGCGCGGAGCTGCGGCACCGCAACGTGTACGACAACGCGCTCGCCGGCGTCGACCTGTTCGCCTCCGATCCGGAGCGCCCGGACACCTATCTGTGTGTGCTGCCGCTGTTCCACGCCTTCGGCCAGACCGTCATCCAGAACGGCGCCTTCGCCTTCGGCGGCACCATCGTGATGCAGCCGAGGTTCGAGGCGCGGGCCGCCCTGCGTCTCATGCTCGACCACGACGTGACGTTCTTCGCCGGGGTTCCGACGATGTACTGGGGTCTCCTCGCGGCACTGGACGAGACGGTCGACGTCGCCCGCCTGGCCGCGAACCTTCGCGTGGCGGCGGCCGGTGGATCGGCCCTGCCCGCCGAGATCCACAAGCAGTTCGGGGACCGCTTCGGGGTCACGATCCTCGAGGGATACGGGCTGTCCGAGACCTCCCCGATCGCGTCCTTCTCCCCGTTCGGCGAGGCACCCCGCGTCGGGTCGATCGGGATACCCATCCCGGGCGTGGAGATGAAGCTCATCCGCGACGACTGGTCCGATGCCGCGGGCGGCCCCGACGAGGTCGGGGAGATCGCGATCAAGGGGCACAACGTCATGAAGGGCTACTACAAACGGCCCGAGGCGACGGCCGAGGCGATCCGGGAGGGCTGGTTTCGCTCCGGCGACCTCGCCCGCAAGGACGAGGACGGCTTCTACTACATCGTCGACCGATCCAAAGACATGATCATCCGCGGTGGCTTCAACGTCTATCCGCGCGAGGTCGAGGAAGTGCTCATGGAGCACCCCGCGGTCTCGCTCGTCGCCGTCATCGGCATCCCGCACGACTCCCACGGCGAGGAGATCAAGGCCGTCGTGGTGAAGAAGGCGGGGAGTGGCACGACGGAGGAGGAACTCGCCGCCTGGGCGAAGGAGCGGCTCGCCGCGTACAAGTACCCGCGCGTCGTCCAGTTCGTCGACGCGCTGCCCCTGACGTCCACCGGCAAGATCCTCAAGCGTGAACTCGCCTGA